A stretch of the Ornithodoros turicata isolate Travis chromosome 4, ASM3712646v1, whole genome shotgun sequence genome encodes the following:
- the LOC135392537 gene encoding uncharacterized protein K02A2.6-like — MISHELPKLPWQVIGADLFSQGGREFLILVDYYSFYYEVKPLKRSTAKEVVAICTDVFTTHGIPVRFLSDNGPPFGSHEFREGMRFLGVTHITSSPHYPRSNGMAERAVREAKKLLSKYAYESTEFKTALLEWRNTPRDKVLKSPVQRLMGRSTRTLLPVHSACLQPSLVQPKDVVSRLQHLRQRQQVYYNTGTRQLPQLLPDSPVTAYNSKVKTWAPTTVVGSAGAPRSYIIRTSDGAELRRTREHLRSSQCQQQQPASTPENEPRSGPATESVPVRRSTRQRRSPRRYPLEE, encoded by the coding sequence ATGATAAGCCATGAACTCCCTAAGTTGCCATGGCAGGTTATCGGCGCTGACCTTTTCAGCCAGGGTGGAAGAGAGTTCTTGATCCTTGTGGACTACTACTCTTTCTACTACGAAGTCAAACCACTAAAGCGTTCTACAGCGAAAGAGGTGGTAGCCATATGCACAGACGTGTTCACCACGCATGGAATTCCAGTAAGGTTTCTGAGCGATAATGGCCCACCTTTCGGCAGCCATGAGTTCCGAGAAGGCATGAGGTTCCTCGGAGTCACGCACATTACTTCTAGCCCTCATTACCCGAGGTCTAACGGCATGGCTGAACGAGCAGTGAGGGAAGCGAAGAAACTACTAAGCAAGTACGCCTATGAGAGCACAGAATTCAAGACTGCTCTGCTCGAGTGGAGAAATACTCCGCGGGACAAGGTGTTAAAATCACCAGTACAACGCTTGATGGGAAGGAGCACCCGGACACTTCTTCCGGTACATTCAGCATGTCTGCAACCAAGCCTGGTACAGCCAAAGGATGTGGTATCACGGCTTCAGCATCTCCGCCAACGTCAGCAGGTCTACTACAACACAGGAACTAGACAGCTGCCTCAACTGCTGCCGGATAGTCCAGTGACAGCCTACAACAGCAAAGTCAAGACTTGGGCACCAACAACAGTTGTGGGGTCCGCCGGGGCACCAAGGTCCTACATCATAAGGACGAGCGACGGTGCTGAGCTTCGTCGTACTCGGGAGCATCTTAGATCATCGCaatgtcagcagcagcaacctGCTTCCACTCCCGAGAACGAACCACGGTCGGGTCCAGCCACGGAGTCAGTACCAGTTCGTCGAAGCACCAGACAACGTCGAAGCCCTCGGAGATACCCCCTAGAAGAGTAA
- the LOC135392536 gene encoding uncharacterized protein K02A2.6-like, which translates to MTSILPPPKPLDVTGDLWKAWKLWKGEFRLFSTATNLKAQPKEVQAATFLVILGEEGRKICNTLQFETEADRDDVDKLIQKLEKHCKPTLNLTYHEFLFGSRNQKEGERFDEWLTELRILAASCEFGTLEKRMLRSRIILGVRDKKLQQRLISENPSCEKVIETCRMRELSKQQFDDIQKEKDEVKEVHAVTKRTRTCSKCGYTHDKDACPAQGKECKSCGKLNHFASVCRSKGQRKKYRRKPKAKQVLEVEREEDTYFLQMLSVNNVESSDLWSAEVTIENVKLNCRVDTGANCSVISAGQLRKVTNKKTTKCNVTLNTFFGFKQKAAGRIPLQASCNGQSTKVLFFVVPQEVPLTLSGKASEELGLIQRTVHSAVATKTSDEHHLYGPAQPYRDVFEGLGKLKGVQYHMKLTPHAKGVVKPARRIAVALKDKVKRELDHMEADGVIAKVTEPTEWASNMVVVVKKDKVRICLDPADLNKALLREHYPMATLEDIAPRLGKAKYFSTLDASSGFWQIQLDKDSSYICTMSTPFGRYRFLRMPFGISTAPEIFQRAMHRVLQDLDGVDVVMDDILVWGGTKAEHDQRLMRPLERCRDVNLKLNIRKCCFLQQQVRYLGQMITSEGLAVDPRRVEDILAVTEPTNVKELRTFLGMINFVSRFIPNASQVSAPLRELLKTDTIWEWSTRHKDSFKELREALTKAPVLAYFQAHKPVTLSVDASQDGVGAVLTQEGHPVAYSSRSLTETQQRYAQIEKEMVAIVHGCEKFHEYIFGQPSVKVESDHKPLEAIFKKPLHGCPLRLQRMRLALQKYPINVVYKPGKEMFIADALSRFPKQECLREEEHFYVNVLQYLDVSDEKIAEISRATQRDSQLQKIRKYVETAWPNNKNEVDNEVRQYWTYKEEIHAQDGLLFRSNRLIIPKGMQQITLKLLHASHCGEEKMKERAREVMFWPGITSEIEQLARNCALCEKHRP; encoded by the coding sequence ATGACAAGTATCCTGCCTCCACCCAAGCCACTCGATGTTACCGGCGATCTTTGGAAAGCTTGGAAGTTGTGGAAAGGCGAGTTTAGACTCTTCTCTACAGCGACAAATCTAAAGGCGCAGCCAAAGGAAGTTCAGGCCGCGACCTTCTTGGTTATACTGGGTGAAGAAGGCAGGAAGATATGCAATACGCTACAGTTTGAAACGGAAGCGGACCGTGACGATGTCGACAAGCTTATCCAGAAACTGGAAAAGCACTGCAAACCGACGCTCAATTTAACGTACCACGAATTTCTGTTCGGATCGCGAAACCAGAAAGAAGGGGAGCGATTTGACGAGTGGCTGACAGAGCTTCGGATACTCGCTGCTAGCTGCGAGTTCGGGACCTTGGAAAAACGCATGCTGCGTAGCCGCATAATCCTTGGAGTTCGCGACAAGAAACTTCAGCAAAGGCTGATCTCGGAAAATCCGTCATGTGAGAAGGTTATAGAAACATGTCGGATGAGAGAGCTCAGCAAGCAGCAGTTTGACGATATCCAGAAGGAAAAAGATGAAGTGAAGGAAGTTCACGCGGTCACGAAGCGAACGAGAACTTGTTCGAAGTGTGGATATACGCACGATAAAGATGCATGTCCGGCGCAAGGCAAGGAATGCAAGAGCTGCGGTAAACTTAACCACTTCGCCAGTGTGTGCAGAAGCAAAGGACAACGAAAGAAATATAGAAGGAAGCCGAAGGCAAAACAGGTCCTTGAAGTGGAACGTGAAGAAGACACTTACTTCTTGCAAATGCTGTCCGTAAATAACGTCGAATCGAGCGATCTCTGGTCTGCTGAGGTTACGATCGAGAACGTGAAACTAAACTGCAGAGTAGACACTGGTGCCAATTGTTCCGTAATCTCAGCCGGACAGTTGAGAAAAGTCACTAACAAGAAGACTACAAAATGCAACGTTACGTTGAACACCTTCTTTGGCTTCAAGCAAAAGGCCGCAGGCAGGATTCCTCTGCAAGCATCATGTAACGGCCAAAGCACAAAGGTGCTGTTCTTCGTCGTACCACAAGAGGTACCGCTTACCCTGAGTGGGAAAGCGTCGGAAGAACTAGGTCTGATCCAGCGCACTGTGCATTCGGCAGTTGCTACAAAAACAAGCGACGAACATCACTTGTACGGACCAGCACAACCTTATCGGGACGTCTTTGAAGGCCTTGGAAAGCTAAAAGGGGTACAGTACCACATGAAGTTAACACCCCATGCAAAAGGAGTTGTAAAACCAGCAAGGCGGATTGCCGTTGCACTGAAAGACAAAGTCAAGCGCGAACTCGACCACATGGAAGCCGACGGAGTAATCGCCAAGGTGACGGAACCTACCGAGTGGGCGAGCAACATGGTGGTCGTGGTCAAGAAAGATAAGGTCAGGATCTGTCTTGATCCCGCAGATCTCAACAAGGCGCTCCTTCGGGAACACTACCCCATGGCGACACTCGAAGATATCGCGCCGCGTCTGGGAAAGGCAAAGTACTTTTCGACACTTGACGCATCGTCTGGCTTTTGGCAAATTCAGCTCGACAAGGACTCCTCATACATCTGTACTATGAGCACACCGTTTGGGCGATACCGTTTCCTAAGGATGCCGTTTGGGATTTCAACAGCTCCTGAAATCTTCCAGCGAGCTATGCACAGGGTCCTACAGGATCTCGACGGTGTCGATGTCGTAATGGACGACATCCTTGTCTGGGGAGGGACCAAGGCTGAGCATGATCAACGCCTTATGAGGCCGCTGGAGCGATGCAGGGATGTAAACCTCAAACTAAACATCAGGAAATGTTGTTTCCTTCAACAGCAAGTACGGTACTTGGGACAAATGATCACGTCAGAAGGACTTGCTGTGGATCCAAGGCGAGTCGAGGATATTCTCGCCGTTACTGAGCCAACAAATGTCAAGGAACTTCGTACCTTCCTGGGCATGATCAACTTCGTGTCAAGATTCATCCCCAATGCATCACAAGTGTCGGCACCGCTACGTGAACTGCTCAAAACAGATACAATTTGGGAATGGTCAACCAGACACAAAGACAGCTTCAAAGAGCTACGCGAAGCGTTGACGAAGGCACCGGTTTTAGCGTACTTTCAAGCACACAAGCCTGTGACGCTCTCAGTCGACGCTAGCCAGGATGGAGTTGGAGCTGTCTTAACACAAGAAGGGCATCCCGTTGCGTATTCCTCCCGTTCCCTTACGGAGACTCAACAAAGATATGCACAAATTGAAAAGGAGATGGTCGCCATTGTACACGGCTGCGAGAAGTTCCACGAGTACATCTTCGGACAACCCAGCGTAAAGGTCGAGTCCGACCACAAGCCGTTGGAAGCCATTTTCAAGAAGCCTCTCCACGGATGTCCACTTCGTCTACAAAGAATGAGGCTCGCACTTCAAAAATACCCGATTAACGTTGTATACAAACCTGGAAAGGAAATGTTCATTGCAGATGCTTTATCACGCTTTCCGAAGCAGGAATGCCTGAGAGAAGAGGAGCACTTCTATGTAAACGTACTTCAATACCTCGATGTTTCCGACGAAAAAATAGCGGAAATATCGCGAGCGACACAACGTGATAGCCAGCTGCAGAAGATCCGAAAATACGTCGAAACAGCATGGCCTAACAATAAAAACGAAGTTGACAACGAGGTGCGTCAGTACTGGACCTACAAGGAAGAAATTCACGCGCAGGATGGTCTGCTGTTTCGTTCCAACAGACTAATCATCCCAAAGGGAATGCAGCAAATCACACTAAAGCTGTTGCATGCTTCACACTGTGGAGAAGAAAAGATGAAGGAGAGAGCGCGGGAAGTCATGTTCTGGCCCGGGATCACGTCTGAGATTGAACAACTAGCAAGAAACTGCGCTCTATGTGAGAAGCATCGACCATGA